The genomic region gattttcgattggagatgtttgatatgggtctggaaggagagtttgcagtctagccagacacctaggtacttataggtgtccacatattcaaggtcggaaccatccagtgttaGTCGGgcatgcaggtgcaggcagcaatcggttgaaaagcatgcatttggttttactagcgtttaagagcagttggaggccacggaaggagtgttgtatggcattgaagctcgtttggaggttagatagcacagtgtccagtgacgggccgaaagtatatagaatggtgtcgtctgcgtagaggtgaatcagggaatcgcccgcagcaagagcaacatcattgatatatacagagaaaagagtcggcccgagaattgaaccctgtggcacccccatagagactaccagaggaccggacagcatgccctccgatttgacacactgaactctgtctgcaaagtaattggtgaaccaggcaaggcagtcatccgaaaaaccgaggctactgagtctgccgatgagaatatggtgattgacagagtcgaaagccttggcaaggtcgatgaagacggctgcaaagtactgtcttttatcgatggcggttatgatgtcgtttagtaccttgagtgtggctgaggtgcacccgtgaccggctcggaaaccagattgcatagcggagaaggtacggtgggattcgagatggtcagtgacctgtttgttgacttgcctttcgaagaccttagataggcaaggcagaatggatataggtctgtaacagtttgggtccagggtgtctccccctttgaagagggggatgactgcggcagctttccaatccttggggatctcagacgatatgaaagagaggttgaacaggctggtaataggggttgcgacaatggcggcggatagtttcagaaatagagggtccagattgtcaagcccagctgatttatacgggtccaggttttgcagctctttcagaacatctgctatctggatttgggtaaaggagagcctggagaggcttgggcgaggagctgcgggggggccggagctgttggtcgaggttggagtagccaggcggaaggcatggccagccgttgagaaatgcttgttgaagttttcaataatcatggatttgtcggtggtgaccgtgttccctagcctcagtgcagtgggcagctgggaggaggtgctcttgttctccatggacttcacagtgtcccagaactttttggagttggagctacaggatacaaacttctgcctgaagaagctggccttagctttcctgactgactgcgtgtattggttccggacttccctgaacagttgcatatcgcggggactgttcgatgctattgcagtccgccacaggatgtttttgtgctggtcgagggcagtcaggtctggagtgaaccaagggctgtatctgttcttagttctgcattttttgaacggagcatgcttatctaaaatggtgaggaagttactcttaaagaatgaccaggcatcctcaactgacgggatgaggtcaatgtccttccagggtacccgggccaggtcaattagaaaggcctgctcacagaagtgttttagggagcgtttgacagtgatgaggggtggtcgtttgactgcggcaccgtagcggatacaggcaatgaggcagtggtcgctgagatcctgattgaagacagcggaggtgtatttggagggccagctggtcaggatgacgtctgagggtgcccttgcttacagagttagggttgtacctggtgggttccttgatgatttgtgtgagattgagggcatctagcttagattgtaggactgccggggtgttaagcatatcccagtttaggtcacctaacagaacaaactctgaagctagatggggggcaatcaattcacaaatggtgtccaacTGAATAAACAGTGGACACTTGAGGAATGCATGTCTTGTCTCTGGTTATGAGCAAAAGCTTAGTCAAATGTTTTATGTGATGTCTTTTCTTAGATGGCGCCAAACAAGAAGGGCGGTGAGAAAAAGAAGGGGCGTTCTGCCATCAACGAGGTTGTGACCAGGGAGTACACCGTCAACATCCACAAGCGCATACATGGCGTGTGAGTACACTGTCTGGGGGCATGGCACTGAGTCTGTTGCTATAGAGTTATGGATGTGTGCTATCTACACAcggtttcaaatcaaatttatttatatagccctttgtacatcagctgatatctcagtgctgtacagaaacccagcctaaaacccaaaacagcaagcaatgcaggtgtagaagcacggtggctaggaaaaactccctagaaaggccaaaacctaggaagaaacctagaggggaatcaggctatgaggggtggccagtcctcttctggctgtgctgggtggagattataacagaacatggccaagatgttcataaattaccagcatggtcaaataataataatcacagtaattgtcgggtgcagcaagtcagcacctcaggagtaaatgtcagttggtttttcatagccgatcattaagagtatctctaccgctcctgctctctctctagagagttgaaaacagcaggtgtgggacaggtagcacgtccggtgaacaggcaggcagaacagttgaaactggagcagcaacacggccaggtggactggggacagcaaggagtcatcatgccaggtagtcctgaggcatgatcctagggctcaggtcctcctccgagagagaattagagagagcatacttaaattcacacaggacaccagataagacaggagaagtactccagatataacaaactgaccctagccccctgacacaaactactgcagaataaatactggaggctgagacaggaggggtcaggagacactgtggccccatctgatgatacccttggacggccaaacaggaaggatataaccccacccactttgccaaagcacagccaccaccactagagggatatcttcaaccaccaacttaccatcctgagacacggccgagtatagcccgcaaagatctccgccacggcacaacccaaggggtggggcgccaacccagacaggaagatcacgtcagtgactgaACCCACTCAAGTGGCGCATccttcctagggacggcatggaagagcaccagtaagccagtgactcagcccttgtaatagggttagaggcagggagtcccagtagagagagtggaaccggccaagcagagacagcaagggcggttcgttgctccagagcctttccattcaccgtcacactcctgggccagactacactcaatcatatgacccactgaagagatgagtcttcagtaaagacttaaaggttgagacctagTCTGCATATCTCACATgtgtaggcagaccattccataaaaatggagctctataggagaaagccttgcctccagctgtttgctaagacattctagggacaattaggaagcctgcgtcttgtgaccgtagcgtacgtgtaggtatgtacggcaggaccaaatcagaaagataggtaggagcaagcccatgtaatcctttgtaggttagcagtaaaaccttgaaatcagccctttccTTTGAAGGAACTATTCTGTTTGTATGCTTGCAAGATGTCTTTGTTACTTTGATGGCTGGTCTAAGGATATTTGGTGGGCTATCCCACTGAAGTGGATGAAAGGGAATGGTGGAGGTAAAATTATCAGAGGCAGTTGACACTTGATTTTGTACATGCTGAATGTTGGAAGTGTGCTGTTGCTTATGGGAAAGAATGTGAGGTGCCAGTGTGACTGGGCTTAGGCTACGTTGTGACTATTTTTCTTTCCAATGTCGTCATAGGTGGATAAACAGCTGGTGCTGTGTAGTGTTGTCCATTGCTGGATGCTTATTTTGGAACGGCAATAAGGGTCCTTTTCACACGGGCTTCCGTTGTTATATTTCTTAGAAAAATAGACATTGCTTGCTCTGACAAATTGCTTGCTCTGATTTTTATCAACCTCTTTGATAATCCTGTGCATGTAATTAACGTTGCTTCTTGCTCTATCCTGTCAGGTCCTTCAAGAGGAGGGCACCTCGTGCTCTCAAGGAGATCCGCAAGTTTGCCATGAAGGAGATGGGAACCCCTGATGTACGCATCGACACTCGCCTGAACAAGGCTGTATGGACCAAGGGTGTGAAGTAAGCAAACACTTGTGTTTATTGCGACAGAGGCCGTAACCTTTTCTGTACCAGTGACCAGCAGGCTATGAGCTTATATAGATTGACTGATATATTTCAAAACTGATAACTTAACTGTCATCTTAGCAAatctgagtgacactgagttgagGGTACACTATACTACTTAACCATAGTATGAACTGGACTATATTGAATTCCACATTTCCTGTGCAGCCTTGTCAAATTCAGTGCTTCCTCTGCAATGGACTGCACTGGCCAAAATGGCTGCCATAGTGAAACTAGTTCATGGGCCTCGCATTCATTTTCCGTGAATGTTGGGGATACATTTGTGCTAATGACAATTGATAGGTGATTTCAGTGATGCACATTGTCTGTCCAGTACGCCTAATTGAATTGAAAGTTGAAAATCAgattctctcccagtctctctttcatctctatttttccctctccccccatccctctctcagcAGAAAAAAAACACTCACCCCTGTCCTATCTGCCTCATGCAGTGTTGTTCTGATATCACGGGGTAGAGGCTAGTTAGCCCGGGCGGATATCTACTTTGACCGAGCCAGCATCAGTGCTGGCTTGAGAGTGAAGTAATATCCTGTTATGCTTGGCGATGGGTGTAGAGTTGGCGCAATTAATACAAGTTGAGGCGTGTAAAGTTTTCCACAATGCCATACACATTTCTCCATGTTAACTGATATTTTGTATGTTATTTCAGGAATGTCCCATACCGTATGCGTGTGCGCCTGTCAAGGAAACGCAATGAAGACGAGGACTCTCCCAACAAACTATACACCCTCGTCACATACGTTCCTGTCACAACATACAAAGGTAAGTCCAACATTTGTTTGGCTGTGTGCTGTGCTCACTGCTGAATAGTATCCACAGGTGTACTTGCATTCCTGAGTTTGGTGATCTGGCGTATATGAGATTAGCAATACTTGTATGTCACCCACTGGGTGCAAAATACCCCCGTGGATGACCTTAATGAACAAATTGTGGCAGGCTTATTTTCAGATCAGCTGCATGCAAATGGTAATACAAAGTGGAGGACCTGTAAATGCTCCAACCAAAGCTCAGAGCTAGTCCTGTGCTGTTCCTCAATTGTCTGTTGAAGATGTCACTGATTCTGATTGTTTTCTTTTCTCTACAGGTCTGCAGACGGTCAATGTGGATGAGAACTAATTATTCACTGGTGttgaaataaatgtataaaaGAAACTACAGTCTTGGATATGATTTTCAATCTGAGTTTATGCACTCACTAGTTTGGATTATTGGTGGCGCAATTGCATtaaattatatttattttaaaaaatctagAGCAAGTGTCTGATTAGTGTAAGgatataaaaacatgtttttttacctttttatttaactaggcatgtcagttaagatcaaattcttattttcaatgacggccttccccgaccaaaccctaacccggacgatgctgggccaattgtgcgctgccctatgggactcccaatcacggccggttgtcaTACAGCCTGGAATAAAACCAGGGTCTGtcgtgatgcctctagcactgagatgcagtaccttaggcCACTCTGGAGCCGCATGTTTACTTCACCTGCATTGCATGTGCTTTTGAGGGTCTTCAATCTCCTTGGTGAATCAGTCTAtgccaggtattcccaaactggggtatgggggtacgccaaataaaaatgagATTTAACATAAataattactgacatttaatcctagtaaaaataccttgttaggtcagttatgatcaccactttattttaagaatgtgaaatgtcagaataatagagtgatttatttcagcttgtatttctttcatcacattcccagtgggttagaagtttacatacactcaattagtatttggtagcattgcctttaaattgtttaacttgggtcaaacatttcgggcagccttccgcaagcttcccgcaataagtttggtgaattgtggcccattcctcctgacagctggtgtaactgagtcaggtgtgtaggcctccttgctcgcacacactttttcagttctgcccacaaattttctataggattgaggtcagggctttgtgatggccactccaataccttgacaagcaacacaacagccaccacattgaAGCagagttacccatgcagagcaaggggaacaaccactccaaggctcagagcgagtgaagtttgaaacgctattagagccagccatttcacttcagtcACACCAGCCTCCTCTCTGGAgttcgggagttgataggtttgaagtcaaaaacagcgcaatgcttgaggcacaatgaagagctgctggcaaaactcacgaaagtgctgtttgaatgaatgcttacacgcctgcttctggataccaccgctcagtcagatgcttgtatgctcagtcagattatatgtaaCACAGGACACGCTtaataatatctagtaatatcatcaaccatgtgtagttaactagtgattattattgattgttttttacaagataaatttaatgctagctagcaacttaccttggcttactgcatttgtgtaacaggcagtctccttgtggagtgcaacgagagaggcaggtcgttaattgctttggactagttaactgtaagtttgcaagattggatcccctgagctgacaaggtgaaaatctgtctttctgctcctgaacgaggcagttaacccaccgttcctaggccgtcattgaaagtaagaatgtgttaactgacttacctagttaaatattcaataaaggtgtaaaaaataaacataccgatttccgattgttatgaaaacttgaaatctgccctaattaatcggccaatctgattaatcggtcgacctctaaactctgggtcattatccatttggaagactcatttgcgaccaagctttaacttcctgactgatgtcttgagatgttgcttcaatatatccacataattttccatcctttacatttaagtcatttagcagacgctcttatccagagcgacttacaaattggtgaattcaccttctgacatccagtggaacagccactttacaatagtgcatctaaatcatttaagggggggggtgagaaggattacttatcctatcctaggtattccttgaagaggtggggtttcaggtgtctccggaaggtggtgactgactctgctgtcctggcgtcgtgagggagtttgttccaccattggggggccagagcagcgaacagttttgactgggctgagcgggaactgtacttcctcagtggtagggaggcgagcaggccagaggtggatgaacgcagtgcccttgtttgggtgtagggcctgatcagagcctggaggtactgcggtgccgttcccctcacagctccgtaggcaagcaccatggtcttgtagcggatgcgagcttcaactggaagccagtggagagagcggaggagcggggtgatgtgagagaacttgggtaggttgaacaccagacgggctgcggcgttctggatgagttgtaggggtttaatggcacaggcagggagcccagccaacagcgagttgcagtaatccagacgggagatgacaagtgcctggattaggacctgcgccgcttcctgtgtgaggcagggtcgtactctgcggatgttgtagagcatgaacctacaggaacgggccaccgccatgatgttggttgagaacgacagggtgttgtccaggatcacgccaaggttcttagcgctctgggaggaggacacaatggagttgtcaaccgtgatggcgagatcatggaacgggcagtccttccccgggaggaagagcagctccgtcttgccgaggttcagcttgaggtggtgatccgtcatccacactgatatgtctgccagacatgcagagatgcgattcgccacctggtcatcataAGGGGGAATtaagaagattaattgtgtgtcgtctgcatagcaatgataggagagaccatgtgaggttatgacagagccaagtgacttggtgtatagcgagaataggagagggcctagaacagagccctgggggacaccagtggtgagagcgcgtggtgaggagacagattctcgccacgccacctggtaggagcgacctgtcaggtaggacgcaatcctagcgtgggccgcgccggagatgcccaactcggagagggtggagaggaggatctgatggttcacagtatcgaaggcagccgataggtctagaaggatgagagcagaggagagagagttagctttagcagtgcggagcgcctccgtgatacagagaagagcagtctcagttgaatgactagtcttgaaacctgactgatttggatcaagaaggtcattctgagagagatagcgggagagctggccaaggacggcacgttcaagagttttggagagaaaagaaagaagggatactggtctgtagttgttgacatcggagggatcgagtgtaggttttttcagaaggggtgcaactctcgctctcttgaagacggaagggacgtagccagcggtcagggatgagttgatgagcgaggtgaggtaagggagaaggtctccggaaatggtctggagaagagaggaggggatagggtcaagtgggcaggttgttgggcggccggccgtcacaagaagcgagatttcatctggagagagaggggagaaagaggtcagagcacagggtagggcagtgtgagcagaaccagcggtgtcgtttgacttagcaaacgaggatcggatgtcgtcgaccttcttttcaaaatggttgacgaagtcatctgcagagagggaggagggggggagggggaggaggattcaggagggaggagaaggtggcaaagagcttcctagggttagaggcagatgcttggaatttagagtggtagaaagtggctttagcagcagagacagaggaggaaaatgtagagaggagggagtgaaaggatgccaggtccgcaggaggcgagttttcctccatttccgctcggctgcccggagctctgttctgtgagctcgcaatgagtcgtcgagccacggagcgggaggggaggaccgagccggcctggaggataggggacatagagagtcaaaggatgcagaaagggaagagaggagggttgaggaggaagaatcaggagataggttggagaaggtatgagcagagggaagagatgataggatggaagaggagagagtagcgggggagagagagcgaaggttgggacggcgcgataccatccgagtaggggcagtgtgggaagtgttggatgagagcgagagggaaaaggatacaaggt from Oncorhynchus masou masou isolate Uvic2021 chromosome 29, UVic_Omas_1.1, whole genome shotgun sequence harbors:
- the LOC135519243 gene encoding large ribosomal subunit protein eL31-like, producing MAPNKKGGEKKKGRSAINEVVTREYTVNIHKRIHGVSFKRRAPRALKEIRKFAMKEMGTPDVRIDTRLNKAVWTKGVKNVPYRMRVRLSRKRNEDEDSPNKLYTLVTYVPVTTYKGLQTVNVDEN